A segment of the Triticum urartu cultivar G1812 chromosome 1, Tu2.1, whole genome shotgun sequence genome:
NNNNNNNNNNNNNNNNNNNNNNNNNNNNNNGNNNNNNNNNNNNNNNNNNNNNNNNNNNNNNNNNNNNNNNNNNNNNNNNNNNNNNNNNNNNNNNNNNNNNNNNNNNNNNNNNNNNNNNNNNNNNNNNNNNNNNNNNNNNNNNNNNNNNNNNNNNNNNNNNNNNNNNNNNNNNNNNNNNNNNNNNNNNNNNNNNNNNNNNNNNNNNNNNNNNNNNNNNNNNNNNNNNNNNNNNNNNNNNNNNNNNNNNNNNNNNNNNNNNNNNNNNNNNNNNNNNNNNNNNNNNNNNNNNNNNNNNNNNNNNNNNNNNNNNNNNNNNNNNNNNNNNNNNNNNNNNNNNNNNNNNNNNNNNNNNNNNNNNNNNNNNNNNNNNNNNNNNNNNNNNNNNNNNNNNNNNNNNNNNNNNNNNNNNNNNNNNNNNNNNNNNNNNNNNNNNNNNNNNNNNNNNNNNNNNNNNNNNNNNNNNNNNNNNNNNNNNNNNNNNNNNNNNNNNNNNNNNNNNNNNNNNNNNNNNNNNNNNNNNNNNNNNNNNNNNNNNNNNNNNNNNNNNNNNNNNNNNNNNNNNNNNNNNNNNNNNNNNNNNNNNNNNNNNNNNNNNNNNNNNNNNNNNNNNNNNNNNNNNNNNNNNNNNNNNNNNNNNNNNNNNNNNNNNNNNNNNNNNNNNNNNNNNNNNNNNNNNNNNNNNNNNNNNNNNNNNNNNNNNNNNNNNNNNNNNNNNNNNNNNNNNNNNNNNNNNNNNNNNNNNNNNNNNNNNNNNNNNNNNNNNNNNNNNNNNNNNNNNNNNNNNNNNNNNNNNNNNNNNNNNNNNNNNNNNNNNNNNNNNNNNNNNNNNNNNNNNNNNNNNNNNNNNNNNNNNNNNNNNNNNNNNNNNNNNNNNNNNNNNNNNNNNNNNNNNNNNNNNNNNNNNNNNNNNNNNNNNNNNNNNNNNNNNNNNNNNNNNNNNNNNNNNNNNNNNNNNNNNNNNNNNNNNNNNNNNNNNNNNNNNNNNNNNNNNNNNNNNNNNNNNNNNNNNNNNNNNNNNNNNNNNNNNNNNNAAAAAAAAAACAGGGCAGTCATGAAGTGAAAGGATCTGTACAAGACGTCACACAATTAGTTTCAGAAAGTGAACACTTCTAAGTTGATTACAATCACTTCAAGACAGAAGCCAATAACACCAACCATGCATGCCAGTGACCATACCAGTTACGCAAGTATGTTCGGATCAATCTACAGTACTCACTAGATAGACAGATAAGAGATATAATAACATGATAGCCAAACTGCAGAGGTCATAATTGAACTTAAAACAAGCTGGGCCATCTTTGGTTCTCATTGTTCCATCTTGTCTTCACTGGCTTCCCTTGGTAACAGCCTGTGCTTCTACCCCTTCGCCACCAAAAGCAACAGCAGTAACCATACAGAAAGCTGCCAACTTGACAACTCCATTGATCACGCCGTCAACCGCACGTCCGATGGATTTCAAGCGCCTGCAGGTAGAACGAGGTAGGTCAAATGAGAATATATGTACCAACTCCTGTCGTACAACATATATCAAGTTTGATCCTCTACGTACAACATAGTCTTATCTGCCTGTTCCTTCTCCAACTTATCTAACGTTGCACCCAGCTTCGCCCTCGCCAGCTTATACTGAGCGTCCACTTCAGACGGCTCCAGTTCCTTCGGGATCTTGCCAGCATGCTGGATTTATACACACTTTGCATCATCAATCATTAAGTACAAGCGCTGACTGTGGCTGGTAAATAATTAAGAAGGATAATGTCTTGTCTGTCAGTTAAGAAAGCATGGTGCACGTGTAGCTACTAGTCACAGAATCACACTTGCCCGATTTGGACAAATGATGTCACAGAATCATACTAGCTAGGATGTGCATGAAGCAGAAGAAGATGCGAAACCACAGCAACATCCATCTTTATGTGATGCAATTAATTACTACCTCCGTCCGAAACTATTTGTCGctcaaatgaatgtatctagatgtatttaaatgttagatacatccatttgagcgacaagtaataacGGAGTATTTGCTAAAGGGGTGAGTAAAAAGTCATGCTCCGATCAACCAGGAAAATAAGGTTGCTTAGTGATATGATTCCAATGTAGTCCTGTTGCTAGTTCGTCAGGCGTCAGGTTAGACTAGTATGACCATGATAAGCAAGTAATTTTGCTCATTTTTTATGGTAGGTAATACAAGAGACACATGTGTGTTGCTGTTTCAATTGCACATAATTCAATTATCACAGGCTACATCGATCCTTGATGTCGTGAGAACATAAATCATGTTGGGCTAGTGGATCAATTGGCAGTGTGAGCGTGTGTGCTTTGGAAACAAACTATTGACTAGTACAGAAATATAAGACCGTTTATATCACTAATATAGTGATCTAAACGATCTTATACTCtgtatttctttacagagggagtactaacTAGTAAGTGAAGCAAGAAGAAGAGGAGATGGTTCAAGATATCAAAACATCAGCAACACAACATCAATCGATCTTATGCATAAAAATTCATGATCAGATCAACCGATAAGGTTGCCTAATGATATGATTAGCATGCAGTACCTCCTGTTGCTACAAGCAGCACTAGGTCAGGATGTATAGGTTCAGGTCAGGTTAAAACAAGTACTGGTATACATGATGACGCTAAGTAAGTAACTTTGCTCTTGTTTCTAGTAGTAGCCAATACAAGAGACACACGCATGCTGCTGTTTCGATTGCAAAGAATTCGATTATGGCTGGCTACATCGTGGATGACGTGAGATAGATCATGTGAAAAAATATGCAAATTTTGGTTCAGATACCTTGGTGGAGAGCTGGCGGGAGCGCATGAACCTGCTTGGCACGAGCCGGCGTCCCTCCTCCGCGACCGCCGCCTGCGTTCGCTGGAGCAGTGAGCCACCGAGGCTCCTCGCCGCGCACCGAACCGCCGCCATCGTCGCCGTCCTGCGAACAATTGGTTATGCATTAGGATAAAAAGTCCGTCACGAATCACCACCGCCGGCCGctacccccacccccaccccacaCACAAACCATCGATTGGATTGCAGACTGGAAATTTCGCTGGGATTTGGTGAGCGTACCTTGCGGGTCTGGGCACTCCTTATTCCTCGCGCGGTTAGGGTTCGTCGTTCGCCTCCACCGAGAAGAAGGGGAAATTGGGTGGGGAGAGCGGTTTTTAGCGCTGTCCGGGAGGTGCGGTGCGGTGCGGTGCGCCAACATATAATCTTGCGAGCAGGCCCGGCCCAGTGCAGCTCTTGATCTTGGACTTTTTCGGCCCAACTGTGGAGATTTCGGTAGGTTCCTTTTTTCCGAAAATCCATCTCTGCACGC
Coding sequences within it:
- the LOC125519843 gene encoding uncharacterized protein LOC125519843, yielding MAAVRCAARSLGGSLLQRTQAAVAEEGRRLVPSRFMRSRQLSTKHAGKIPKELEPSEVDAQYKLARAKLGATLDKLEKEQADKTMLRLKSIGRAVDGVINGVVKLAAFCMVTAVAFGGEGVEAQAVTKGSQ